The nucleotide window TAATGcaaagatcacacacacacacacacacacacacacacacacacacacacaagcaccttcactcaaaaacaaaaaacaaccctaaaCTTGGGTGCTGGATTCCTTTAAATCAGAAACTCTTCCCTAGTATTTAAATTGGGATTCAGTTAATAAAAGTTGATGATATAGCTAAACGTTTGCAAGAAAACACATAAATTTAGGGCTAGAAAAGAGTTACATTCAGTCTTTTCActtcacaggtgaggaaatgagGTCTTCAGAGATTTGATGACTTGTTTAAAAACAGAAAGCCAGAGCCAAGACTCAATCCCAGGTCTTCCTGTGTCCAAGCcctgctctattcactgcaccacactgtctctctgtcaagagattttccccttcatttctgCTCTGGTCAGGCACTCTTGAAGAgtgagacatgattgaaatgactgatcaACAATCATCCCTGCTATGGTCATTCTCTGAGCCCCTTATCCACTCTGCCCCTTGAGAAAGCTGTCTTCACTCAttgccttcccttctcctctccctctgtccTAAACCCTCTATAATTTGCTCTGGACCTCATGATTCAACTGAACTTTATCTCTCCAAAGTTTCCCATGCTCCCTTAATTGACAAAGTGACAGTTTTCTTAATCCACATTCTTCTTTGACATCTCTGCAGCCGTTGGCACTCACCTCCTGGATGCTCTCTCCCCTCTGGGTTTTCATGGTGTTGGtccctcctggttctcctcccatCTCTCTGATCATTCCTGTTTGGTGTCCTTTGCTGAATCTTCTTCCAGGTGTCAACATAGAATCTAGAGGTCCCCAGACTTAtagcttggagggatttggtgatccccagttgatttagtttggaggtagaaaccccaggtttgaccttgtcacatgagaattcctccctgagggaaagtcttACTTCACTGATCTCAGTCTAACTGATCTcggactaacaatagactttaggATTTGGCGCAGTAGGTAGCAAATCAGTCTCGAAAGCTGAAGGTCTGGAGTTCAATCCtctgaaggagggtgtgatatactgggagagccTTCTGGAGGCAAGGGGAGTCAAATCCCGCCAAGCTACAAGTCCAGTGACCTCTAGACACCACATTGACACAGGTCATGTCTGAAAACTTTGGGCATCCCCAAGACTTTGTTCTACgtactcttttttttctccttttatactATCTCAGTTGATAATATCTTTAGCTCTCACAAGTTTAATGATCATCTTTGCATATGATTCCCCATCAGCTCTCCTGAGCTGCTCATTTACCAACTGCCCCTTGGACATCTCCAATTGGATGTCCATAGAAAACTCAAATGCAAtatgtccaaagcagaactcCTGGTTCCTCCCAGCCCCAAACCTTTCCCTCTTCCAAATTTTCTTACTATTGTTGAGGGCACTGCTCTTGCCATTGCCCAAGCCTCTCATTCACCACACATCCAATCTGTTCTCTAATTTTGTTAGGTCTACTTTCATCTCCCTCTGACacacccccttctctcccctcacacAGCTGCTAGCCAAGTTCAGTGCCACAATACCTTCCAGCTGGAAAGATAGCTTTCCCACTGGTCTCCCTGACTCAGGGTACTTCCTCCTCCAATCCCCTGTCCATGTAATGTTCTTGAAGCACCTCTCACTCACCTGCTCACTGAGCTCTAATGACTCCCTAGGACCCTTTAGGTCCAAACACAAAAAATCTTGTGTGGCTTTTGAAGCCTTTTACAACTTGACTCTTTCCTATTTTCCACTCTTCTTGTCGTTGTTTAATTGCATCGGACTCTTGGTgattgcatttggggttttcttggccaagatccaggagtggtttgccatttccttttctgattcatttgacagataaggaaattgaggcaaacaaggttaagtgacttatccaaggtcacatagctaggaagtgtctgaggctaggtttgaactcaggaatatgagtcttcctgattcccagtcctgggttctatccactgtggtgTCACCCTAGCTGCCCTGGTCTTTTTATACCTTACACCTTTCCATATCCTATACATTCCAGCTATATTGACCTCTTTGCTATTTCTCATGCACCACATTCCATTGGTTGACCGCCATGCCTGAatgccctccctcttctccttagCTTCATTCAAGACTTAGCTCCAATCCCTCCTTCTccaggaggcctttcctggttATGCCCAACCCTAGGACCTTCCCTCTACCATCACCCTGCATTTACACTGAATATACCTTGTACTATTTATTTGTtcccccattagaacataagttccctgagggcagggatgaaTGCATGTTTCTCTTGTGTCACTAGAGCTTGGCCCAGGGCATAGGCATGATAAACATTTAATAGATACTTATTGTCCAACTCAGTTACAATTATTTAGGCAAAGCTCTGAATTCTGGGGatccaaagaaaaatgaaataatccctgccctcgaggagcttacattttccttcaggaaaacaaaatgagCCGAGATAAACAAACCAAAGCATGGACACATTAACTGTGAATTGCCTTGTCTTTTGGGTATTGTGGGAAAGGCATGCATAGTTCACTGCAGCTATCCAACCTAGTGGAGAATCTGAAAATGATGTTGACTAACCCAAGTTGGGGCAAGTGACAAGAACTTGAGGACTATGGACTAGAGTCAATCAGCCTGGAGAATGGagtagaaagagggaaggagaaaagcctGGTTTATCTGGTCTGTGATCAGACCTTCCTTGCTATCTGCTGCCCATGGATAGGACCTCTCCAACCCAGCTCTGAGAGGCAGTGAAAGGAAGTTGTTGCTTCTCCCTGCTTTTGTCCCCTACCTGGACTTTGGTCACACTGGGCTCTCTGGGGAGAGACTCAGTGCTGGTGACTTGTCTCCACTTGTATGGCTTAGTAACTGCAGGGTTCTAAGTGCCAGCAGGGATTCCTGGTCTTTCCATCTCTGAGGGCCAAGGGAAGGTGGTCAGGGCTGCAGCCTGGCTTGGTGTGAAATGAAAGAATGCTGGGAGTGAGGATGCAGCTCTGGAAAGCAAAGGGCTGTGAAATTTTGTAtaataaagtgaataaaaaaaCCCAGCTTTTACAGCAAATCCAGATTACCAATATTTTCTTACATATCCATCCCTATCCTCTACCTAGGAGCAATTcctaataacaaaaaataaacatcatgaatgagaaaaaaagagaaagcaaataaGTGAAATGAATAAACCCTCAGTTTGCTTCATAATCCCCCACCTCtgcaaggaagagagagaggtgcTTCTtacactttttttccccctatcagGACCAAGCTTGGCCATTCCAAAATCTCGTTTTCATTTTGGaggttattctttccatttacattgttgggttccatcttttttttttcccacagtttCTTCTGCACTAACCAACCGCAGTCCTCCTCCTGTCATTATTGACTACTTAGACAATAAAGAACAGTATAGAAGTCAGGCAGAGGAAGCACTCAAGCAGTACAAGGAGAATGATGCCAGTGCCTCCTCTTTCCAGGTGGTCAAAGTTGAGAGAGTTGTGCAAGTGGTAAGTCTGTAATATGCCTCCAAATAGAGTTCCAGTGTTGAGAGGGACCAAGGGGCAGGGTGCAAAATTGACAGATATGCCCTCTTTGTGGATATGCCCTTCCAGGATCTACAGATGACCCAGAGCTGGGAGAAAAATAAACACTGCTAAATAACAGACTCAGAAACCCAAAGCATTATTGCAGCATAGAATGACAGCGGCAGATCTAATAAGATGAATTGTAATTGGCTTGCATGCAAGAGACTtggactagaaaaaaattaatttcaaaagaaCAAGATGgtgatgagagacagagaaaagtcaAGGCTAAAATTTTTATGGAAAAGATAAGTTTTGATGTGGGTTAATAGTGTTATATGGGAGCCACCCTTTTCCTCAAATGATGTAACTTTGGGTTGCATTCAGAGTTCTAATGCCCAAGAAGTACTCTTGGTCCATTTGTCCTCTGTCCTGGTCAGAGCATACCTAGAACAGCGGGGTATGCCTAAATAAGGAAAGTGGGGATAGACATTggctgaaggaactggggatacttagtttggagaagagaaatcTCAGGGGGTATGTGATGACTGAGAGAGAATTTGAAGAACTGTCACATCCAACAGCAATGAGGCTCAATGTCAGGAAAGTCTTCTTAATCATTTAAGTGTCTGAAAATGGAAAGGGCTGCCTGGGCAGATAGTTGGCTCTCTCTCATCCACAGGCTTCAAGTAGAAGCCAATAGCAACCTGTTCAGGATATCAGAGAAGGGATTTTTGGTCCTGTATGGGATGGCCAGAGGTCCCAAAGTGGCTCTGAGATCCTACGATTCCATAATCTCTGAGGAATATGTCTCTAAGTCAGGGTCATCTACAGCATTTATCTGTAGAGGGATGAGTGGCTCAGAGCACATGGACAGTTCACACAAAGGAATCACCTTATTGACAGATATTTTAATGcacattaaatatcttttttaagataaggaagagaggagggacttggaaagggaagaagatgaaGCCAGGAGACTGTGGCCCTGGGCTCTGAAGGAGATATGGGTGTGCTTGTAACTTCTGGGCCCTGGGGATGGAGCTGAAGAATGGGGCAGCCAGTGACTTGGGTTTGTTTTCCTGGAGCTCATGGGGTTTCTCTGTttcagagaggaggagaaagatctGGATTGTACGTGGATTTTAGCATAAGGAACCACTCCACAGAAGCCCCACTGCCCCCCTTCTCCAGGTCCTGCCCGGTAAGTGTAGGAGAAGCCTTCACCCTCTATGAGGAAGAGCAGCCATGGGACTGCCTGCTCTGGCTCTGCCTCTTCCTCCCAACTTTCTGGTGATGAACAAATAGCTGGCATTTCCAACTTGGGTCCTGTGGTCTGCATGGTGGAGGGAAGTCTCCTTTCTTGGCTTTTTCCCCAATGGAGAGCCAAGGATCCTGCTCACAGGGTTAGGGACTGAACCTGGGATCTCACCCTCCCATCCACTCGCACTTACACACACCTTCACACTCACACAAATACTTGCACACACTCTCCCATACACTCGCGCACACACACTCCTACAATATACTCATACACAAACACaccaacatatacacacattgaCTCACACATGCTCATACACAGATACTTGCACACATATTCATACTCACTgtcacacacgcacacatatacCTATGATCTCCTGTTGGCAGGCATATTACCCTGGACTCACCCTCGGTtacccatttctttttcctttgcagGTCTTTGGATTTTGTCGGGCAGACTTTGTGTATAACTTGGGGAATTCTGACTTGAACAACCCAGATCTTCTTACCGTAGACTGTGAAATCTTCGATGTGGAGGTGTGTGCCTTGCCGaaaattgtcttcttctgagatgGGGTCATGCCAGTGGGGTTTTTATACACATCTCAGATGAGTCTCTTTCTGTGTCCATTACTAGAAAGATGGGATAGTGCCAGGGCAGAGCACCTTGGGTGCCAGACAAAAGGGCTACAACTTTATTGAGGAGGTAATGGGGAGCCAATGCAGATTGgtgagcaggggagtgacatggcCAATACTCTACATAAGAAGAATGAATTTGAGTACAGTTTTGAATGctagattggagaagggagagagggggctAGGAAGACTTCCTAGGGGACTATTGGTGGTAAGGAAAACTAGTGGGGTATCAAGGGAGATAGTCATAAAAGGTTGAAGTGGTTCTATGATCATGGATCAGAGATGGAAGGAGCTCCCAAAGTCAGTTGGAGtaccaactccctcattttgaagGTGAAGACATGGAGGACCAGAGACATTAAATGTCTATCTAGTACAAGTCAGAACCAGGATTCTAGAAGTACTTCTTTAGGGTCCATTCCACTACCTTCAGGTGCAACAGACACGATTTGGTAACACAAAGGAAGAGAGTCATAGATagcacaggtccaagagagagcCAACACCTGGgccacacaaagagagagagtgaagggtAACAGGACTGGTTACCTGCCATCCCTGTGGAGATGCAGGTTTGGGAGATGTTTGCCGGAAGGGACTTGGGGAAgccattttctctttcctagATAGTCCATGATTTGCttggcattttcttctctgttttctccTGCCTGGAAGACGTACCCACTGAGTTCTCCAACCTAGGCTATCagtctcttctgttttttttctttttgtttttattcagatatttcattttcccaattgcatggAATAACTTTCAACATGTttctcaaaattataagatccaaattgtctccttccctccctttcctcccccctgtaaaattaaaattaatatatcatcatttcaaatattatattttaaaagatttattaatgatcattagaaataaagaaataaaaaggtaacaaaataaaaaacacgtGTCCATGGCTAATCAACCTGTTCAAAAACCCTGCTTACCACATGGTCACAATTCAGGAAGCAAAGAGGGAAAGATCAGCaaccccactgaatttatccctctgtctaaaggaagtacataatgataggaagtcagtgggctcctgggaaatgcagttttcaGGGTAACTTCCAATTACACAgtcccctcccagagatggtatgCCATTTGATCTGCTTCATACATGTATTAACAtactttcatattagtcattgtgGTAAGagaatacacatatataaaacccaaccccccaaataaaactgtaaatatttgcttctgtttcttaaAGGAGCCAGCACCCTAATTTTTCTTTCACCATTTTAATTGGATCAAAGTAACCCCAATAGGTTTGGAATAAATATGAAACTAGGGCCTCCtgcttctctctgggcctctctCTGTTCAGTCCCTGTCAACAGTGGCAGTTGGACTCGGTCATCcagaaggtcccttccagctctggatgcTGATCCCCATCTAATGACTACTTCAAGAGCTTTACAATCAATCCATTTTATTAgtcacttactatgtaccaggcactctaGGAAGCCCTGGgaatataggggaaaagcaaaagcagcctcttccctcaaggagctcatagccTAAGAGGGGAGAATGATGTGCCTTTCActaatcaattttattttgtgctcCAGGGAGGGAATCTTAAACTTACTGAGTACAGTTATGTAAGACTAAGATGTAAACtgggattttaatttttgaattgataGTCCTGACCCTTAAAAATACTCTTATTATTCCAATCACTAGAGAAATGAGAGGGGCAGCTGCCCAGAAAATGTCAGTGGCCTAGGAATGACATTTAAACATGGGCCAGGAGAAGGGTGTGAGGCCTCTTTATCATAGTGGACTTCATGACTCCCCACCTCATGGAGTCTTAAAGGTTATGAGTTCTGATGGAAACCAGTGGGTAGAGCCTATAGTGAAGACTAGAAGACTACTAGCTTCTGTCTTCAGATTAAGGATTTGAGCATCCTCCTTTTACACACTCTATGTTCCAATCAATGGGCTGACTAGCTGGTCTTGGAATTTAACATTGATGTCCTGTCCCCTAGCCTGGAATGCTCACTTCCACttatccttcaaggctcagtaaAAGTCACCTCCTATATGAGGCTTCTCCTGATTCCTGGTagtgtttctctccctcttctttcatgtataaattgaactagatggctagTGATATCCCTCCTAGCTCttaaaatctgtgattctgtgaaatgcttattgaatgaaatagaaaagaatagaatTGGAATGACCATCGCTGTGTCCTTTCCTTCCAGGACCACAGAAATTCTAGCAGTGGAAGACATCACCATCAACATCATGGGCATTTCCATAGGGATAGACACCATTTTCccaaggacctggattcaatACATAGACCTTTGGGTCAAGGATGCCGAGAACCATTTCACCATCATCATTCACATGAGCATGGACacccacctcacacccatcaatCTTTGGAAGACAGAGATTCTATAGGCGGGCCACAGGATGGACTCATTCCTAGTTCTGATAATTCTCCTGTCAAAGATGATCCAGAGGTCCAGCATCCTCAAGGAACCCCTCCCCCACTTGGCCATGACGAGTGCCATGATAATCACAGGCATGTTTTCCATAGGCATAAGTCCCATAAGCATGGTCACCATAAGCCCTGTCCTCATGGACATGGTCCATGTAAGCATGATCCTCATGGTCATGGTCCCCATAGGCATGGTCCTCATAGGCATGGTTCTCATGACCATGGTCCCCATAGGCATGGTTCTCATGACCATGGTCCCCATAGGCATGGTTCTCATGACCATGGTCCCCATAGGCATGGTTCTCATGACCATGGTCCCCATAGGCATGGTTCTCATGACCATGGTCCCCATAGGCATGGTCATCATGGTCATGGTCCCCATAGGCATGGACCCCATGGTCAAGGTCGATGTGGGCATGGGCCTCCACCTAGAGAACCTGGCATTGTCTATCAACTCCCTTCACTGAAGAAGGGGGAAGTTCTTCCTTTGCCTGAAATTAGTATTCCCAGTGGAGGTCATGGCTCACACCCAGGAAACCGACACCCTCCAAGGCCAGAAATTCAGCCCTTCCCACAGACGCCTTCAGAATCCTGTCCAGCGGAACTCAAGCTTAACTATCCACAATTTTTGCCCTTTTTGGAACATGAAGATCCAAAGTGATCAGTTGATTTTCATGATGGAAAAAACCATGAGAGTCATGTGCCAAAGgttttagaaacaaaaaaaatcaatgtaaaaattTAATATTGTGGTTTCCATTTTGATGCTTGGTGACATAAAGAGGTGGGAGATTAGGTAAGAGTCAGTTTGGTAAGAGCCTAGACTTGGGGATGGAAGACTCTGCTATTTATTGAGATTTATTGAGCCTTGGATCTTAGGTAAACTACTTAAGATCATATAGCCATAGCCAGAACAAACCTTGGAGTCCccatccaggtctagagatgggagattctgggttcaattctggtctcagttactccctagctgtgtgaacccccATTGcacagcccttaccactcttctgccttggaaccaatacttagtcttgattctaagacataaggcaagggtttttaaaaaggaacaaaaacaaagacaataaatCAGAAGCCAAGAAGGTGAATGGGTTTAGGAATTAAAAGGATTCATCTCATCTTAGATTAGCTAGGGGGGAGGTGATGCTAAGAAATTCAGGTGGAAATGTACAGCAAGGAGATGGACAGAGATATAACTAGGTGGGGTGGCCAGGACTATCGTAAGATCATCAGCCTCAGAGTAGAATGGACTTTTCTTATCCTAAGGTCATTTATAGCGTAATAATATACTCACTAATATttttatagcacctactgtgttccaggcactgtgctaaggattatacaaatattatttcattcagttCTAGAAAtaacctgggaggtagatatggttattatccccattattattcccattttacagatgaaaaatccaaggcaaatggggttaagtgccttgccttggggtcacatagttagtaagcctctgaagtcaggaagaagagtcttatCGGCTCCTGGCTCAGCACTCTGTCCGCGGTGCCCCCTAATTACCATGTGTGAAATAACTTGTAAGATGGCTTACTAGTCTTAACTACTTGTAAATATCCACATGGGCCCTCTTCTGGCATATTTGGGTCTGGGAAGCCCATTTAGCCAGTTAGCAGCTTTCTTACCCTGGGAACTATTTTGGCCATGAGTCAGGAGCTTAGTTCTGGATTGGGGCAGCTACCGTGGGTCTTCTTCCATTCTTTATCAAGTCCCTGCTTTGGATAAGGCAGCTGGGACATATTGAATAGAGATAGATGACTTTGGgtccaggaagacctgggtccacCTCTTGCCTCTGACACTGGCTGTATAGCTAGGAGCAAGCCACCTAATTTCTTAGGGATCCAGACAATTCGCAAAGGCTATAAAGTTTTAGAGAAGGTGCTAGTCCCAATTAGAACACCCTGCCTAACCCAATCAGAGCCCCCCCAGGGAAGAAGCTTCCTTATCTGGGAGTTTCCTGGGTCCCTAAATGATACGCAAGGTGGAAGAGACAAAAGGCAGAAACAAAACAgcccctgctctccaggagtttacattctattgggagaatTCAAGACAAGTAAATGAGAAGGTTATTTGAGGAGGGAAAGATCCCTAACAGCTGGGGGAATCCTATGTAAGGAAATGGCTTTGAAGATAGAGTTTGGAAGTTAACATTAAGGAATGGGCACATTCCAGGTGGAAGGGATGACATACCACAGTGTAGTAGTCATGTTGGGCTCAGTGAAAGTCCAGTTTGTGTggaaaggggatttttttttaaaccgtcaccttccagcttggaatcaattctgtgtattggtcccaaggcagaagactggtaaggactaggcaatgggggtcaagtgacttgcccagggtcacacagctggggagtgtctgagaccagatttgaacctaggacctccatttctagacctggctttcaatccactgagctacccacttgCCCCCTGGAAAGGGGATTTTGAGGAAGGTCATTTTAAACAAAGGCTGGAAAGGTCATCTGGAACCAGATGGTGGAAGAGCCATGTGCCCAGGCCAATGaatggttttttgttttattttgtttttgtttttgttttaatccaAGGAACAACGGGAAACCATCAAAGGGCATTTGAGTGAGGAATCATATGTACTGtatattaggaagattattttcagGAAGATAACTAGTTCATTGCCTTTTGGTTCTatacagaagagaaagagggtgaGGGTGAGAGGgggacagatggagagagacagacacatagaaggagagagagcaaTGCAGTGACATGAGGTTGTGATGAGGGTGGAGAATATGGTTAGCAGGGGGAGgcacaaggaaagagaaaagagcaggAGTTTATGGTCAGATAGAGGAATTTAAAACTGTTGGATTATGGAAATAGGACCCTTGAGGGAACAATGAGGTTAAGGATAAGTGTTTCTAGTAATTGATGATACTTGAAACTAAGGGACCCTCATCATTTGAAGAATATcttatcaaatttctctgaaactatcccttATCCCATTCAAAGATTTTTTAACATAagttccccccaattacatgtaaaaacaattttaacatatttttatatagatcTTACATGTGCAGTCAcgtaaagcatttttcatattacAATGTCTAAAGGGCTATAAAGCCATACATACTCCTTGATCCAGCAATATtgttactaggtctatatcccaaagagatgataaaacaaaaaggaaaaggcccaatttgtacaaaaatatttatatcaattcttTCTGTgctagtaaagaattggaaagtggctgaaagaaactggggaatggctaagtaagCTGCGGTatttgattgtaatggaacactattatgctctaagaaataacaaacaagatgatttcagaaaaacctagttCAGAAAAAacaagaggatttcagaaaaatacatgaactgattcagagtaaagtgagcagaaccaggagaacattgtacacagtaacagtaacatcgtgaaagatccaagacaataccaagggattcatgatgaaaaatgccatctgatcccagagaaagaactgatggagtcaatTCAGATCAAAGCAgataatatttcactttctttcttcattttttgctcAAGTTTTCTTCCAGAAAAGGACTAAtgtgttaaaatattttacacgattacacatgtaaaatgaacATCAGATTgctttaccatctcagggagagggaagaagaaagggagaatttgggactcaaaatgtaaaaaaaaagtgttaaaattgttttcactTATGATTGGGGAAACATTTAAATGCCaaaagagatggtttcagagaaatatgataatatttgtatgaattgatgatacagaataaaataagaacaaagagaacaatttataaaataacaatataaagataaaactttcaaaaacttaagaactctggCTGATCAAATGACCAAACAGGACTCATCATCATCATGGTTTCTGATGAGAAAGTTGATCATGATACAAGCTGCCCACCTCCTGGCATAGAAGTGTTATACTTATAAAGTGGGATAaagcatacatttttggacatagttaatgTAGGAAATCATTTTGTTTGACTACTTAGTCAGACAAGCAACATTTATTATGCAGTCACTATATGCCAGATAATGGTTAAATTGTATAAAAAGTGTAAAAACAGATtctctcccctcaaggagcttacaattaaATGGGGAGACAACTAgatagaagcaaaaaaaatatacaaaaattgaaggtaatctcagagggaaggcactaagattaagaacTGGGAAAAGTTTCTTGTTAGTAGGTGaactttagttgagacttgaaggaatccagggaagatAATAGGCAAAAAAGTGGGGAGAGAACATT belongs to Monodelphis domestica isolate mMonDom1 chromosome 8, mMonDom1.pri, whole genome shotgun sequence and includes:
- the HRG gene encoding histidine-rich glycoprotein, which translates into the protein MRVLAILLLGLALAEPSSSLSPADCKAAEPKAGEILNLINVHRKDGYVFDLLRVADAHTHVREEESAVIHYLVLDVMETDCSVLSRIHWEECQPELGRRPSGVVIGKCKVVAVTHTNTSGEPEWDKMIGFNCTISSVSSALTNRSPPPVIIDYLDNKEQYRSQAEEALKQYKENDASASSFQVVKVERVVQVRGGERSGLYVDFSIRNHSTEAPLPPFSRSCPVFGFCRADFVYNLGNSDLNNPDLLTVDCEIFDVEDHRNSSSGRHHHQHHGHFHRDRHHFPKDLDSIHRPLGQGCREPFHHHHSHEHGHPPHTHQSLEDRDSIGGPQDGLIPSSDNSPVKDDPEVQHPQGTPPPLGHDECHDNHRHVFHRHKSHKHGHHKPCPHGHGPCKHDPHGHGPHRHGPHRHGSHDHGPHRHGSHDHGPHRHGSHDHGPHRHGSHDHGPHRHGSHDHGPHRHGHHGHGPHRHGPHGQGRCGHGPPPREPGIVYQLPSLKKGEVLPLPEISIPSGGHGSHPGNRHPPRPEIQPFPQTPSESCPAELKLNYPQFLPFLEHEDPK